From one Chanodichthys erythropterus isolate Z2021 chromosome 3, ASM2448905v1, whole genome shotgun sequence genomic stretch:
- the LOC137007379 gene encoding uncharacterized protein isoform X2, producing MKQLYKVPFERNSQRNKEFRRAYVDGVLEMDAHAIPHEFIFIDEAGFNLAKTRRRGRNLIGHRAIIDVPGQRGGNITMCAAISNMHGVLHRHAKLGPYNTAHILTFLDRLHNILIPPERMNDADHQRNRRILFGMAVEGIRPAALCAHASCAGHGRGM from the exons atgaaacaactttataaggtgccgtttgagagaaactctcaaagaaacaaagagttcagacgagcatatgtggat ggagtactggaaatggatgctcatgcaatcccacatgagttcatctttatagatgaggctgggttcaacctagcaaagaccagaagaagggggagaaacctcattggccacagagccattatagatgttcctggccaacgtggtgggaacatcacaatgtgcgctgccatctccaatatgcatggtgtcctccaccgtcatgccaaacttggaccatacaacacagcccatattctcacatttctggacagacttcacaacattctcataccaccagagcgtatgaatgatgcagaccatcaaagaaaccg aagaattcttttcggcatggcggtggaaggtatacgaccggcagccctttgtgcgcatgcctcttgtgcaggccatggaagaggcatgtga
- the LOC137007379 gene encoding uncharacterized protein isoform X1, giving the protein MKQLYKVPFERNSQRNKEFRRAYVDGVLEMDAHAIPHEFIFIDEAGFNLAKTRRRGRNLIGHRAIIDVPGQRGGNITMCAAISNMHGVLHRHAKLGPYNTAHILTFLDRLHNILIPPERMNDADHQRNRYVVVWDNVSFHRAAPVQNWFADHPTFLVQYLPPYSPFLNPIEEFFSAWRWKVYDRQPFVRMPLVQAMEEACDEIDVGAIQGWIRHSRRFFPRCLAREDIACDVDEALWPDPAVRQDAA; this is encoded by the exons atgaaacaactttataaggtgccgtttgagagaaactctcaaagaaacaaagagttcagacgagcatatgtggat ggagtactggaaatggatgctcatgcaatcccacatgagttcatctttatagatgaggctgggttcaacctagcaaagaccagaagaagggggagaaacctcattggccacagagccattatagatgttcctggccaacgtggtgggaacatcacaatgtgcgctgccatctccaatatgcatggtgtcctccaccgtcatgccaaacttggaccatacaacacagcccatattctcacatttctggacagacttcacaacattctcataccaccagagcgtatgaatgatgcagaccatcaaagaaaccggtacgttgtagtatgggacaacgtgagctttcatcgtgcagccccagtccaaaactggtttgctgaccacccaacatttctcgtgcaatacctcccaccatactcaccatttctgaaccccatagaagaattcttttcggcatggcggtggaaggtatacgaccggcagccctttgtgcgcatgcctcttgtgcaggccatggaagaggcatgtgatgagattgatgtgggtgcaattcagggatggataaggcactcaaggcgcttcttccctcgatgtctggcaagggaagatattgcctgtgatgttgacgaggcgttgtggccagacccagctgtgcggcaagatgctgcctaa